In Halobacteriovorax marinus SJ, the following proteins share a genomic window:
- a CDS encoding beta-ketoacyl-[acyl-carrier-protein] synthase family protein produces the protein MKHRIVITGVGLTAPNGNNINEFRNALLEGKSGITHTEIRHMGIRAAGLCDFDEAKYQSKKTRKRGTRVGAISIYCANEAIVDAKLDWENIDKDRVGVYLGITEHGNVETENEIHDLYQNDLNTEFWSHHHNPRTVANNPAGEVTLNLNITGPHYTIGAACAAGNLGVIQAAQMLQLEEVDIALAGGVSESPQTFGIFAAFAAQGALGEHEDPTLATRPLDVDRNGIVISEGGAIYTLERLEDAKARGAEIIAEIVGFHSNSDASDFVLPNTQRQIQCMNRAIEKAGLEVSDIDIVSLHATGTKMGDIQECEAVSQVFGYSDNTYVNCAKGFIGHAMGAAGALELAGNLPSFKDGFIHPCKKIENIDPKCNLKNLVNGEKVQKEVNYILNNSFGMLGINSSLIVKKYIH, from the coding sequence ATGAAACATAGAATTGTCATCACTGGTGTAGGCCTTACTGCTCCAAATGGAAATAATATCAATGAATTTAGAAATGCTCTATTAGAGGGTAAGTCTGGAATTACTCACACAGAAATTCGCCATATGGGAATTAGGGCCGCAGGACTTTGTGACTTTGATGAAGCTAAGTATCAGTCAAAGAAAACAAGAAAGCGCGGAACTAGAGTCGGTGCCATCTCCATCTATTGTGCTAATGAGGCCATCGTCGATGCCAAGTTAGACTGGGAAAATATTGATAAGGATAGAGTTGGTGTCTATCTTGGTATTACAGAACACGGTAACGTTGAAACTGAGAATGAAATCCATGACCTCTACCAAAATGATTTAAATACAGAGTTCTGGTCTCATCATCACAACCCTAGAACAGTTGCCAACAACCCTGCAGGTGAAGTGACACTTAATTTAAATATTACTGGACCTCACTATACTATTGGTGCGGCTTGCGCGGCTGGAAACTTAGGAGTTATTCAGGCAGCACAAATGCTTCAATTAGAGGAAGTTGATATTGCCCTAGCAGGTGGTGTGAGTGAATCTCCTCAAACCTTTGGTATCTTTGCAGCCTTTGCAGCACAAGGGGCCCTAGGGGAACATGAAGACCCTACTCTAGCTACAAGACCTTTAGATGTCGATAGAAATGGAATTGTCATCTCAGAAGGTGGAGCTATTTATACACTAGAAAGACTAGAAGATGCTAAAGCAAGAGGGGCAGAGATCATCGCTGAAATCGTTGGCTTCCACTCTAATAGTGACGCTAGTGATTTTGTTCTTCCAAATACACAGAGACAAATTCAATGTATGAATAGGGCCATTGAAAAGGCCGGACTTGAAGTCAGTGATATTGATATCGTTAGTCTTCATGCAACGGGAACAAAGATGGGTGATATCCAAGAGTGTGAAGCTGTAAGCCAAGTCTTTGGTTATAGTGACAATACTTATGTAAATTGCGCCAAAGGATTTATTGGCCACGCTATGGGAGCTGCCGGGGCACTTGAGCTAGCTGGTAATCTTCCTAGTTTTAAGGATGGCTTTATCCACCCATGTAAGAAAATTGAAAATATAGATCCAAAATGTAATTTGAAAAATCTCGTTAATGGCGAGAAAGTTCAAAAGGAAGTGAATTATATTTTAAATAATTCATTTGGCATGCTGGGAATTAACTCTTCATTAATCGTAAAAAAATATATCCATTAG
- a CDS encoding GbsR/MarR family transcriptional regulator has translation MMNDQEIVEEALLKELPVFENFLNQIGFKRIEGSVYGLLVLSPRPLMSSEIETTLSLSQPAVSNALKVLTHYGAVISRDVKKEEFERRVKVHSVKEDSLQIVSSVFRKREQETIQEFKHMALRLEKISNEISSDNDPRAKRLKSIISTCEIAESVMSFVVELTKSKLPEEYPQIVKQLPKTLSLLSSGVVPMANLTDQVKKSLTNKLKGGLERLSGEVTK, from the coding sequence GTGATGAATGATCAAGAAATTGTAGAAGAAGCTCTCTTAAAAGAGCTACCAGTTTTTGAAAACTTTCTCAATCAGATTGGCTTTAAAAGAATTGAGGGCTCAGTTTATGGACTCCTAGTCCTCTCACCGAGACCTTTAATGAGTTCAGAGATTGAAACGACCCTCTCACTTTCACAACCAGCAGTCTCCAATGCTCTTAAAGTCCTTACTCACTATGGGGCCGTCATATCTAGAGATGTTAAGAAAGAAGAGTTTGAAAGAAGAGTTAAAGTCCACTCAGTAAAAGAAGATAGCTTACAAATTGTCTCAAGTGTCTTTAGAAAGAGAGAACAAGAAACGATCCAAGAGTTTAAGCATATGGCCCTTCGCCTAGAAAAAATATCTAACGAAATCTCCTCAGACAATGATCCAAGGGCCAAGAGGCTCAAGTCTATCATCTCAACTTGTGAGATCGCCGAGAGTGTTATGAGTTTCGTTGTAGAGCTTACAAAGAGTAAACTGCCAGAAGAGTACCCTCAAATTGTAAAGCAATTACCTAAGACCCTTAGCCTACTCTCCTCGGGAGTTGTACCTATGGCCAATCTTACTGATCAAGTCAAAAAGAGTTTAACAAATAAATTAAAAGGTGGTCTGGAAAGACTATCGGGAGAAGTGACAAAATGA
- a CDS encoding porin family protein, giving the protein MAQFDFNRINLNGFGTFSFSRSTSDKEYVAYAGRVKNKNNFVAGSRAGLTLNKRFDDHWDFTLQFLAKPDRDGELSPQVDLFQLTWTPYSMLSIRTGRVRMPLWMISEYYEVGALIPWIRPPDEVYASLPLEELNGASVNYKMEKGAILAEFDLYGGAGNMNTDGASSIRGELNNAIGASFSLGHDLLSLRVSYLQGTYTADVYTDAISASSTPGTSIVTNTRSSLDLGHTYFLSLGLKSEIENLLIMSEYAKWKSSASILRENQAYYILAGYYFLEKKLLMNFTYSALTKLDSQINFYSGRQKSKTIGANYHVNSNIVLKLQDKIISPEGVTFFESDPGRSDIHIYEFAVDFVF; this is encoded by the coding sequence ATGGCGCAATTTGATTTTAATCGAATTAACTTGAATGGCTTTGGAACTTTTTCTTTTTCTAGAAGTACTAGTGACAAAGAGTACGTCGCCTATGCTGGTCGAGTAAAGAATAAGAATAACTTTGTTGCTGGTAGTAGGGCAGGTTTAACTTTAAATAAGCGCTTCGATGATCACTGGGATTTCACTCTTCAGTTTTTGGCCAAGCCAGATAGAGATGGAGAGCTCTCTCCTCAAGTTGATTTATTTCAGCTCACTTGGACTCCATACTCTATGTTATCAATTAGAACAGGGCGAGTAAGAATGCCGCTTTGGATGATCTCAGAGTATTACGAAGTAGGTGCCTTAATACCTTGGATTAGACCACCAGATGAAGTGTATGCAAGCTTACCTCTCGAAGAATTAAATGGTGCTAGTGTTAATTATAAGATGGAGAAGGGCGCTATTCTTGCTGAGTTTGATCTCTATGGTGGTGCAGGGAATATGAACACAGATGGCGCATCCTCAATTCGTGGTGAATTAAATAATGCAATTGGTGCTAGCTTCTCACTAGGGCATGATCTTCTTTCTCTTAGAGTTTCATACTTACAAGGTACCTATACTGCTGATGTCTACACGGATGCCATTTCTGCCAGTTCTACACCTGGTACTTCTATTGTCACTAATACAAGAAGCTCCCTTGATTTAGGACATACTTACTTTCTCTCATTAGGGCTAAAGAGTGAGATCGAGAATCTCTTAATTATGAGTGAGTACGCCAAGTGGAAGTCATCCGCTAGTATTCTAAGGGAGAACCAAGCTTACTATATTCTTGCTGGTTATTACTTCTTAGAAAAGAAACTACTAATGAACTTTACTTATTCCGCTCTTACTAAATTAGACTCTCAGATTAATTTCTATAGCGGAAGACAGAAGTCGAAAACTATTGGTGCTAATTACCATGTTAATTCCAATATTGTTCTTAAGCTTCAGGATAAGATCATCTCTCCTGAAGGAGTGACTTTCTTTGAGAGTGACCCAGGCAGAAGTGATATTCATATCTACGAATTTGCTGTGGATTTTGTCTTTTAA
- a CDS encoding acyl carrier protein, protein MEREQVREHVLNIIADVALDDDVTTIDDAVALRDQLDLDSMDFLDIVMELKKRHKIEVPQEDYPQLASMNSCVEYLTPKFVALA, encoded by the coding sequence ATGGAAAGAGAACAAGTAAGAGAACATGTATTAAATATTATCGCTGACGTTGCTCTAGATGATGATGTAACAACTATTGATGATGCCGTTGCGCTTAGAGATCAACTAGATTTAGATTCAATGGACTTCCTTGATATCGTAATGGAATTAAAGAAGAGACATAAGATCGAAGTACCTCAGGAAGATTATCCTCAGCTAGCAAGTATGAATAGCTGTGTTGAGTACCTAACTCCAAAGTTTGTTGCACTAGCATAA
- a CDS encoding phytoene desaturase family protein, translated as MEKYDVIIIGAGMSGMAAAIRLAMFDKKVLLLEKHVISGGLNSYYKRARRDFDVGLHALTNYIEKGERRKPLSKLLKQLRIPYEDLKLSPQRHSKIIFPETTLRFTNDLNDFIEEIAEYFPSQVDGFNKLLEHINDFSETALDNEHILAKEVVRKYITNEELLEMIFCPLLIYGSAWENDMDFSQFVIMFKSIYMEGFSRPEGGVRTIINILLKKLEDLGQIVRFRSEVQRINTRDGKVVGLTLKSGEELLCDKIISSMGYPETLSVVEGMNPRTTPATGKMTFCESILVLDKKPRELNLDSTIIFYNDRPKYLYREPSELFDDKSAVICLPNNFGHDDFDEGWVRITNMANFKLWNELERPQYKEEKEKVFQSACQLTKKIMPAWNEEIVFKDIFSPTTIKKYTGHFGGTVYGSTDKTRDGSTEVEGLYICGTDQGFLGIVGSMLSGISMANLYGLMD; from the coding sequence ATGGAAAAATACGACGTCATCATTATTGGCGCAGGAATGAGTGGCATGGCCGCGGCCATAAGACTCGCCATGTTTGATAAGAAAGTTCTACTTCTTGAAAAGCATGTCATCTCAGGTGGACTCAATAGCTATTACAAGAGGGCCAGAAGAGACTTCGACGTTGGGCTGCACGCTCTTACCAATTATATTGAAAAAGGTGAGCGAAGAAAGCCTCTTTCAAAACTTCTTAAACAATTACGAATACCTTATGAAGACTTAAAGCTCTCACCCCAGAGACATTCAAAGATTATCTTCCCAGAAACAACTCTGCGCTTTACCAACGATCTCAATGACTTTATTGAAGAGATCGCCGAGTACTTTCCATCTCAAGTAGATGGTTTTAATAAATTATTAGAACATATAAATGACTTCAGCGAGACGGCACTAGATAATGAACATATCTTGGCCAAAGAAGTTGTTAGAAAATATATAACCAATGAAGAATTATTAGAAATGATTTTCTGTCCCCTACTCATCTATGGATCAGCTTGGGAAAATGACATGGACTTCTCTCAATTTGTCATCATGTTTAAAAGTATTTACATGGAAGGCTTCTCAAGACCAGAAGGTGGAGTAAGAACTATTATTAATATTCTACTCAAAAAGCTAGAAGATCTTGGGCAAATTGTTCGCTTTAGAAGTGAAGTTCAAAGAATTAACACAAGAGATGGTAAAGTGGTAGGCCTCACATTAAAAAGTGGTGAAGAGCTTCTATGTGATAAAATCATCTCCAGTATGGGATATCCTGAAACACTTTCAGTAGTAGAGGGAATGAATCCAAGAACAACTCCTGCAACAGGAAAGATGACTTTCTGTGAGAGTATTCTTGTCTTAGATAAAAAGCCAAGAGAGCTTAACCTCGACAGTACAATTATCTTTTATAACGATAGACCAAAGTATCTTTACCGAGAGCCAAGTGAGCTCTTTGACGATAAGTCGGCAGTGATTTGTCTCCCTAATAATTTTGGTCACGATGACTTTGATGAGGGTTGGGTTCGAATTACAAATATGGCCAACTTCAAATTGTGGAATGAGCTTGAGCGACCACAGTATAAAGAAGAAAAAGAAAAAGTCTTTCAAAGTGCCTGCCAGCTTACTAAAAAAATTATGCCTGCGTGGAATGAAGAAATAGTTTTTAAAGATATCTTCTCCCCTACAACAATAAAGAAATATACTGGCCACTTTGGAGGTACGGTCTATGGATCAACAGATAAGACAAGAGATGGCTCTACTGAGGTAGAGGGACTCTATATTTGTGGGACAGATCAAGGCTTCCTAGGAATTGTAGGTTCAATGCTATCAGGAATATCAATGGCAAATCTCTACGGATTAATGGACTAA
- a CDS encoding fatty acid CoA ligase family protein has translation MNIAQLLEQRAKEHPTKDAIRAPKGRKSNGEYHYESLSFKDLLDRSRSIANGLKAQGLMKGDKAIVFIRPGLDFPAVTFALFSLGIVPVFIDPGMGKENLLRSIKQVKPKALIAVPIVHFLRLFKRDAFKSVEVFITTGSLTWPGLKSLKELKSYPSAPVQSDIDENELAAILFTSGGTGIPKGVEYTHRIFSKQTELLQKIFSLTPADTDIPGFPLFALFTIAMGMTSCIPDMDPSKPAKADPKKLIQNIIDNKATFVAGSPAIWDKVAKYCVQNNLTLPSVKYMVMFGAPVSKEIHADFSKVLTGGTTYTPYGATESLPVANISGKYLLENTAQKSLQGLGTCVGAPIDEVEIKIIEITDEIIPTIDDMKELQRGAIGEIIVKGETVTKRYFEMPEKTLEAKIYDGESLWHRIGDIGYLDDDGQLWFCGRKTHRVQSEKGLMSSIQCEAIFNRHENVEKSALVGIVKGGYEEPQLVVQLRDKSKKSSALKEELLKMGQAYDHTKEIKTIWFHDNFPVDVRHNIKIDRLKLRDMASRGELQ, from the coding sequence ATGAATATTGCACAACTGCTGGAACAAAGAGCTAAAGAACACCCTACTAAAGATGCAATTAGAGCACCCAAAGGTAGAAAGAGTAATGGTGAATATCACTACGAATCCCTTAGCTTTAAAGATCTTCTTGATAGATCTAGATCAATAGCTAATGGCCTAAAGGCCCAAGGTCTCATGAAAGGAGATAAGGCCATAGTCTTTATTAGACCTGGTCTAGACTTCCCAGCAGTTACATTTGCACTCTTCTCTCTTGGTATTGTTCCCGTCTTCATAGATCCAGGGATGGGAAAGGAAAATCTTTTAAGATCAATTAAGCAAGTGAAGCCTAAGGCCCTGATAGCAGTTCCTATTGTTCACTTTCTTAGATTATTTAAAAGAGATGCTTTTAAATCGGTTGAAGTCTTTATCACGACAGGTTCACTTACTTGGCCAGGACTAAAGTCTTTAAAAGAGCTAAAGAGTTATCCAAGTGCCCCAGTCCAATCGGATATAGATGAAAATGAGCTTGCGGCCATTCTCTTCACCTCGGGAGGAACGGGCATCCCTAAGGGAGTGGAATATACTCATAGAATTTTCTCTAAGCAAACAGAGTTGCTACAAAAGATATTCTCTCTAACACCTGCAGATACTGATATACCAGGGTTTCCACTCTTTGCTCTCTTTACCATCGCCATGGGGATGACAAGCTGTATACCAGATATGGATCCATCTAAGCCGGCCAAAGCAGACCCGAAAAAACTCATACAAAATATTATAGATAATAAGGCCACATTCGTAGCAGGCTCCCCGGCAATATGGGATAAAGTTGCTAAGTACTGTGTCCAAAATAATTTAACTCTTCCAAGCGTTAAATATATGGTTATGTTTGGCGCTCCTGTGAGTAAAGAGATTCATGCCGATTTTAGCAAGGTACTAACCGGCGGAACTACCTATACTCCTTATGGAGCAACTGAATCTCTTCCAGTAGCAAATATTTCAGGTAAGTATCTTTTAGAGAATACTGCTCAAAAATCGCTACAAGGACTTGGAACTTGCGTTGGTGCTCCGATTGATGAAGTGGAAATAAAGATCATAGAAATCACAGATGAAATAATTCCAACTATCGATGATATGAAAGAGCTCCAAAGAGGCGCAATTGGAGAAATTATTGTTAAGGGTGAAACAGTAACTAAGAGGTATTTTGAAATGCCAGAGAAAACCCTTGAGGCAAAAATTTATGATGGAGAGAGTTTGTGGCATCGTATTGGGGATATTGGATACTTAGATGATGATGGCCAATTATGGTTTTGCGGAAGAAAGACTCACCGAGTTCAAAGCGAGAAAGGCCTAATGAGCTCGATTCAATGTGAGGCGATATTTAATAGACATGAGAATGTAGAAAAGAGTGCTCTGGTTGGAATCGTTAAAGGTGGATACGAAGAGCCTCAACTCGTTGTGCAATTAAGAGACAAGTCAAAGAAAAGCAGTGCCCTAAAAGAAGAGCTTCTAAAGATGGGGCAGGCCTATGATCATACAAAAGAAATTAAAACCATTTGGTTTCATGACAACTTCCCTGTTGATGTGAGACATAATATCAAAATTGATCGATTAAAATTAAGAGATATGGCAAGCAGAGGTGAGCTACAATGA
- a CDS encoding sensor histidine kinase, producing MASLGEMAAGLAHEINNPLTIIQGFSERLLKMSEREELDAPRIERYSEKIYNTTKRINTMIQGLKVFSKNNKEVDLKLSKVSDIIEDTLSFCREKLKSSGIDLHIICDEKEEVYIMARPVEISQVILNLLNNAFDELQGSDELIHCWIKIETKQDEHFVYISVEDSGLGISDELKEKIFDPFFTTKEGSHGTGLGLSISSTIVKKHGGQFYLDNSVTTEFIIKLPRPKSDELKAAA from the coding sequence ATGGCCTCTCTTGGTGAAATGGCCGCCGGACTTGCCCATGAAATTAACAATCCTCTCACTATTATCCAGGGATTTTCTGAACGTCTTCTAAAGATGTCTGAGCGAGAGGAATTAGATGCTCCTAGGATAGAGAGATATTCAGAGAAGATTTATAATACGACAAAGAGAATTAATACAATGATTCAGGGGCTGAAAGTCTTCTCTAAAAATAATAAAGAAGTTGATTTAAAACTTTCAAAAGTCTCAGATATTATCGAAGACACCCTAAGTTTTTGTAGAGAGAAATTAAAATCAAGTGGAATTGATTTACATATTATTTGTGATGAAAAAGAAGAGGTCTATATTATGGCCAGACCTGTAGAAATTTCGCAAGTCATTCTCAATTTACTTAATAATGCTTTTGACGAGCTACAGGGAAGTGATGAGCTCATTCACTGTTGGATTAAAATTGAAACTAAGCAAGACGAACACTTTGTCTATATAAGTGTTGAAGATAGTGGTCTAGGAATTAGTGATGAGCTAAAAGAGAAGATCTTTGATCCCTTCTTTACGACCAAAGAAGGGAGTCATGGAACTGGGCTCGGCCTTAGTATCTCAAGTACCATAGTAAAGAAACATGGTGGCCAATTCTATTTGGATAATAGTGTGACCACCGAATTTATTATAAAGCTTCCTCGACCTAAGAGTGATGAGCTAAAGGCAGCAGCTTAA
- a CDS encoding 3-oxoacyl-ACP synthase III, which produces MKYTKVAIHSFDYLEPDEFLTSDDIETKLAPVYKRLNLPAGRLELMTGIKSRGLWANGMRPSELSTRAAERVLEKSGINRNEIGLLIHASVCRDFLEPSTASVVHHNLELNEDAMIYDLSNACLGVVNAMAMASNMIELGQIKYALIVSGENGGPLLTQTIEHLNNDETLTRKSIKKYIANLTIGSAAVAYLLCDSSLAPDAPRILGGAVCTDSSANILCQGDGDTTSLMMETDSEELLKHGLELAKKNWTKTKQELSLENKDIDWVVGHQVGTAHETLTMKAMELQDHKTFTTYETLGNTGSSALPITLAKLSEKQKIKKGEKVALLGIGSGLTSIMLGVQW; this is translated from the coding sequence ATGAAATATACAAAAGTCGCAATACATAGCTTTGATTACTTAGAACCTGATGAGTTTCTTACATCAGACGATATAGAAACAAAGCTTGCTCCAGTTTATAAGAGGCTCAATCTGCCTGCTGGACGATTAGAGTTAATGACAGGAATAAAGTCCAGAGGTCTTTGGGCCAATGGAATGAGACCAAGTGAACTCTCAACAAGAGCAGCAGAAAGAGTACTTGAAAAATCTGGTATTAATAGAAATGAAATTGGTCTTCTTATTCACGCAAGTGTATGCCGTGACTTTCTAGAACCATCTACAGCATCGGTTGTACATCACAATCTAGAGTTAAATGAAGACGCAATGATTTATGATCTCTCTAATGCATGCCTTGGTGTTGTCAATGCCATGGCCATGGCCTCTAATATGATTGAACTTGGTCAAATAAAGTATGCTCTCATTGTCTCTGGCGAAAATGGTGGACCACTCTTGACTCAAACAATCGAGCATCTCAATAATGATGAAACGCTAACAAGAAAGAGTATAAAAAAATATATAGCAAATCTAACGATTGGTTCTGCAGCAGTGGCCTATCTCCTATGTGATAGCTCTCTCGCGCCAGATGCTCCAAGAATTCTTGGTGGTGCTGTCTGTACAGACTCTAGTGCAAATATACTTTGTCAGGGCGATGGAGATACAACTTCCCTGATGATGGAAACAGACTCAGAAGAATTGCTTAAGCACGGATTAGAACTTGCCAAGAAGAATTGGACTAAGACTAAGCAAGAACTCTCTCTAGAGAATAAAGATATAGATTGGGTTGTAGGTCATCAAGTTGGAACCGCCCATGAAACTTTAACCATGAAGGCCATGGAGCTACAAGATCATAAAACTTTTACAACTTATGAGACTCTAGGAAATACTGGCTCCTCCGCACTTCCTATTACTCTTGCAAAATTAAGTGAAAAACAAAAGATAAAGAAGGGCGAGAAAGTTGCCCTCCTTGGAATAGGAAGTGGACTTACTTCCATAATGTTAGGAGTACAGTGGTGA
- a CDS encoding alpha/beta fold hydrolase, with protein sequence MRAISIPASLREEYPFEPKKLKLSSGHTLSYLDEGEGPVVIMAHGNPTWSFYYRDIVKTLKENFRVIVPDHIGCGLSDKPQDYDYTLKNHIDNLESLIDELKIEDFNLIVHDWGGAIGMGLGTRRPKNLKKAVILNTAAFTSNLIPKTINLCKNPIFGEWMVRKFNAFAWPATFMATSKGLSQVVKEGYLLPYNNYENRIATARFVRDIPMDDQHPSWSTLKNIENNLSTLECPKLILWGEKDFCFNMQFFKRWTEIYPKAETKVFSGAGHYVLEDAKEEINKDIFNFLRES encoded by the coding sequence GTGAGAGCTATAAGTATCCCCGCTTCATTGAGGGAAGAATATCCATTTGAGCCAAAGAAATTAAAATTATCCTCAGGGCACACCCTTTCCTACTTAGATGAAGGAGAAGGCCCTGTAGTTATTATGGCCCACGGAAATCCGACATGGTCATTTTATTACAGAGATATAGTTAAAACACTAAAAGAAAATTTTCGAGTTATTGTTCCTGATCATATTGGTTGTGGCCTTTCAGATAAGCCACAAGACTATGATTACACCCTAAAGAACCATATAGATAATCTTGAATCTCTTATTGATGAGTTAAAAATTGAAGACTTTAATCTCATTGTTCATGACTGGGGCGGAGCCATTGGAATGGGACTTGGTACAAGAAGGCCTAAGAATCTAAAGAAGGCCGTAATCCTAAATACCGCGGCCTTTACCTCGAACTTAATTCCAAAGACAATTAATCTATGTAAGAACCCAATCTTTGGGGAGTGGATGGTTAGAAAGTTTAATGCCTTTGCATGGCCTGCGACATTTATGGCCACCAGCAAAGGTCTAAGCCAAGTCGTTAAAGAAGGTTATCTTCTACCTTACAATAATTATGAAAATAGAATTGCGACTGCAAGATTTGTTAGAGATATCCCAATGGATGACCAACACCCAAGTTGGAGTACGCTAAAAAATATTGAAAATAATTTAAGCACTCTAGAGTGTCCTAAATTAATTCTCTGGGGAGAGAAGGACTTTTGTTTTAATATGCAATTCTTTAAGAGATGGACTGAGATCTACCCAAAAGCAGAGACAAAAGTCTTTAGCGGAGCTGGACACTACGTCTTAGAGGATGCCAAAGAAGAGATCAATAAAGATATATTTAATTTTCTAAGAGAATCTTAA
- a CDS encoding NAD-dependent epimerase/dehydratase family protein, with protein MKILVTGAGGFLGFYIARDLKSLGHEVYNFSRTHHADLDQIEVTTRTGNLNDPESIEAALDGIEAIFHVAGKVAMWGKWDDFYQTNTVGTKNLVHAAKKKSIKKFIYTSTPSVVFGEGDIINGDESLPYPDDSLSLYAKSKMLAEQFVLEQNSKEFLTCALRPHLIFGPRDKNIIPRLVEAQKKKKLKRIGDGENLVDIIYVENAAKAHIQAFEKLSVDSPVAGSAYFIAQERPVNLWDFINKILEVNGQSKVTKSISVKKAYFIGTIIEKILRLFKIWNIHPPMTRFVALQLGKSHYFKHDKAVNDFNYHPDIGIEESLKRITP; from the coding sequence ATGAAAATTCTAGTTACTGGTGCAGGTGGATTTCTAGGTTTCTATATAGCGAGAGATTTAAAGAGTCTTGGCCATGAAGTTTATAATTTTTCAAGAACCCACCATGCTGACCTAGATCAAATTGAAGTTACGACTCGAACTGGAAATCTCAATGACCCTGAATCAATTGAGGCTGCACTCGATGGGATTGAAGCGATCTTCCATGTTGCAGGAAAAGTAGCGATGTGGGGAAAATGGGATGATTTTTACCAGACAAATACGGTAGGAACGAAGAACCTAGTCCATGCTGCCAAAAAGAAATCTATTAAGAAATTCATTTATACTTCTACACCTAGTGTAGTTTTTGGAGAGGGAGATATAATAAATGGTGATGAATCACTTCCCTACCCTGATGATTCGCTTAGCCTCTATGCAAAGTCTAAAATGCTTGCAGAGCAATTTGTTTTAGAACAAAACTCAAAAGAATTTCTCACTTGCGCCCTAAGACCGCACCTCATCTTTGGTCCAAGAGATAAGAATATCATTCCAAGACTGGTTGAAGCGCAAAAGAAGAAGAAGCTCAAGCGAATTGGTGATGGTGAAAATCTCGTAGATATTATTTATGTAGAGAATGCCGCCAAAGCTCATATACAGGCCTTTGAAAAACTAAGTGTAGACTCTCCTGTAGCAGGAAGCGCCTACTTTATAGCACAGGAAAGACCCGTCAATCTCTGGGACTTTATTAATAAAATCTTAGAGGTCAACGGACAATCGAAAGTGACAAAGTCCATCTCAGTTAAGAAGGCCTACTTTATTGGAACTATCATTGAGAAGATTCTGCGCCTCTTTAAGATCTGGAATATTCATCCACCAATGACAAGGTTTGTTGCTCTACAACTTGGGAAAAGTCACTATTTCAAGCACGATAAAGCTGTGAATGATTTTAATTATCACCCAGACATTGGTATTGAAGAATCACTTAAAAGAATTACGCCTTAA